Proteins encoded by one window of Chitinophagales bacterium:
- a CDS encoding sphingomyelin phosphodiesterase, with translation MLRLFAIFICICTLYSETGLLQAQVNEAKFDEDTFDLKVLSWNLYLLPRFFKPTKQLIRAKYIAERLVEEDYDALMLQEVFGKLSSTILHKGLKEHYPYYLGPANKKGSPFKANSGVMIYSKYPLELLTEFQFEDCKGIDCWGRKGGLLAAFEKDGQEYQIMSTHLQAFEGDKRDKIRLLQYHQILRDVVLPYSKDGVPQILGGDYNTMRRDSFYYDAMLSVMNASNSPCVGDTICTYVSFSNDLINSGEYELVLDYVFLRNNGVKFSEEKRKVRVFQADWDPRKRRRKGKRKDLSDHYAVELKLKK, from the coding sequence TTGCTCAGGCTTTTTGCAATTTTTATTTGTATTTGCACACTTTATTCAGAAACAGGACTCTTACAAGCACAAGTCAATGAAGCAAAATTTGACGAGGATACTTTTGATCTAAAAGTGCTCAGCTGGAATCTTTATTTATTGCCGCGATTTTTTAAACCAACTAAGCAGTTGATACGGGCAAAATATATTGCCGAAAGACTTGTTGAAGAAGATTACGATGCATTGATGCTACAGGAAGTTTTTGGCAAACTATCAAGTACTATTTTACATAAAGGACTCAAAGAACACTATCCATACTACCTGGGGCCTGCCAACAAAAAAGGCAGTCCGTTCAAAGCCAATAGCGGAGTAATGATTTATAGCAAATATCCTTTGGAATTGCTCACCGAATTTCAATTTGAAGATTGCAAAGGCATAGATTGCTGGGGAAGGAAAGGTGGCTTACTGGCGGCATTCGAAAAAGATGGGCAAGAATATCAAATAATGTCAACACATCTACAAGCATTTGAAGGAGATAAACGGGACAAAATACGCCTGTTGCAATACCATCAAATATTGCGCGATGTAGTATTGCCTTACAGCAAAGATGGGGTGCCTCAAATTCTTGGTGGCGATTACAATACAATGAGGCGCGACAGTTTTTATTACGATGCCATGCTCTCTGTAATGAATGCAAGCAACAGTCCCTGTGTAGGAGATACAATTTGCACCTACGTATCTTTCAGCAATGACCTGATCAATTCTGGAGAGTATGAATTGGTACTGGATTATGTATTTTTGAGAAACAATGGAGTGAAATTCAGTGAAGAAAAACGAAAAGTACGGGTTTTCCAAGCCGACTGGGATCCACGAAAACGCAGAAGAAAAGGCAAACGCAAAGACCTTTCTGATCATTATGCCGTTGAATTAAAACTAAAAAAATAA
- a CDS encoding sphingomyelin phosphodiesterase — translation MPLITFLLIAIFSISLNDCKAQDTAYFNDYTEVVPENELRILSWNIQMLPRLILRVRRGPIRRSRLIPQHIIDDKIDIIVFQEAFDRRCRRILKRRLKEEYPYHAGPANKNFGIRTNSGAMIFSKYPIKELGKINFSVCEGIDCYAHKGALLVEIEAKGKQIQVLGTHLQAGGSDSTKMSEYRELAELIEKHRTEGIPLFLCGDFNTNKKDPELYPEMLGTLDALDGPISGNLKFTSDELRNDMCGDGNPDKLKQKVIDYILFQSNDWQPDYMERNIRQYRERWSKDHMDLSDHNAVLMKIRY, via the coding sequence ATGCCTTTAATCACTTTCTTACTTATTGCCATTTTCTCTATTTCTCTTAATGACTGCAAAGCGCAAGACACAGCCTATTTCAATGATTACACAGAAGTAGTCCCTGAAAATGAACTCCGCATTTTATCCTGGAATATTCAAATGTTGCCGCGATTGATACTAAGGGTGAGACGAGGTCCGATCAGGCGGTCTCGATTAATTCCACAACATATTATTGATGATAAAATCGACATCATTGTTTTTCAGGAAGCTTTTGATAGAAGATGCAGAAGAATATTAAAAAGACGTTTGAAGGAAGAATATCCCTATCATGCAGGGCCTGCCAATAAGAATTTTGGCATTCGCACCAATAGTGGCGCTATGATTTTTAGCAAATACCCCATTAAGGAATTGGGCAAAATTAATTTCAGCGTTTGCGAAGGCATAGACTGCTATGCACACAAAGGTGCCCTACTGGTGGAAATAGAAGCGAAGGGAAAACAAATACAAGTGCTCGGCACCCATTTACAGGCAGGTGGTTCGGATTCTACAAAAATGAGCGAATACCGAGAACTGGCTGAATTGATTGAAAAACACAGAACAGAAGGCATTCCGCTTTTCCTTTGTGGCGATTTCAATACCAATAAAAAAGACCCAGAGCTTTATCCTGAAATGCTCGGCACACTTGATGCACTTGATGGTCCTATTTCAGGGAATTTAAAATTTACTTCTGATGAATTGCGCAATGATATGTGCGGTGATGGAAATCCTGATAAACTGAAACAAAAAGTGATTGATTATATATTGTTTCAATCCAATGACTGGCAGCCCGATTATATGGAAAGAAACATCAGGCAATACCGCGAACGCTGGAGCAAAGACCACATGGATCTTTCGGATCATAATGCTGTACTGATGAAAATACGATATTGA